The following proteins come from a genomic window of Pseudomonas putida:
- the serS gene encoding serine--tRNA ligase, with protein sequence MLDSKLLRGQLQEVADRLASRGFSLDVARIESLEERRKAVQTRTEQLQAERNARSKSIGQAKAKGEDIAPLMADVERMANELAAGKVELDGIQAELDGIVLTIPNLPDASVPVGASEDDNVEVRRWGTPRAFDFAIKDHVALGEISGGLDFEAAAKLSGARFAVLRGPIARLHRALAQFMINLHTGEHGYEEHYTPYLVQAPALQGTGQLPKFEEDLFKITREGEADFYLIPTAEVSLTNLVAGEIIDAKQLPLKLVAHTPCFRSEAGASGRDTRGMIRQHQFDKVEMVQVVEPSKSMEALEGLTANAERVLQLLELPYRVLALCTGDMGFGAVKTYDLEVWVPSQDKYREISSCSNCGDFQARRMQARWRNPETGKPELVHTLNGSGLAVGRTLVAVLENYQQADGSIRVPEVLKPYMGGVEVIR encoded by the coding sequence ATGCTCGATTCCAAACTGTTACGCGGCCAACTTCAGGAAGTGGCGGACCGCCTCGCCTCCCGTGGCTTCAGCCTGGATGTCGCGCGCATCGAATCGCTGGAAGAGCGCCGCAAGGCGGTGCAGACCCGCACCGAGCAGCTGCAGGCCGAGCGTAACGCCCGCTCCAAATCGATCGGCCAGGCCAAAGCCAAGGGCGAGGACATCGCGCCGCTGATGGCTGATGTCGAGCGCATGGCCAATGAGCTGGCCGCTGGCAAGGTCGAGCTGGACGGCATCCAGGCCGAACTGGATGGCATTGTCCTGACCATCCCCAACCTGCCGGACGCCAGCGTGCCGGTCGGTGCCAGTGAGGACGACAACGTCGAAGTGCGCCGTTGGGGCACCCCGAGGGCATTCGATTTTGCAATCAAGGACCACGTCGCCCTGGGCGAGATCAGCGGTGGCCTGGACTTCGAAGCAGCTGCCAAGCTGTCGGGCGCCCGCTTTGCCGTGCTGCGCGGCCCGATTGCCCGCCTGCACCGTGCCCTGGCGCAGTTCATGATCAACCTGCACACCGGTGAGCATGGCTACGAAGAACACTACACCCCGTACCTGGTCCAGGCTCCGGCCTTGCAGGGCACCGGCCAGTTGCCGAAATTCGAGGAAGACCTGTTCAAGATCACCCGCGAAGGCGAAGCCGACTTCTACCTGATCCCGACCGCTGAAGTGTCGCTGACCAACCTGGTGGCCGGCGAGATTATCGACGCCAAGCAGCTGCCGCTCAAGCTGGTCGCCCACACCCCGTGCTTCCGCAGTGAAGCTGGCGCTTCGGGCCGTGACACGCGCGGCATGATCCGCCAGCACCAGTTCGACAAGGTCGAGATGGTGCAGGTGGTCGAGCCGTCCAAGTCCATGGAAGCCCTGGAAGGCCTCACCGCCAACGCCGAGCGCGTGTTGCAGCTGCTGGAACTGCCCTACCGCGTACTGGCCCTGTGCACCGGTGACATGGGCTTCGGCGCCGTGAAGACCTACGACCTGGAAGTGTGGGTGCCGAGCCAGGACAAGTACCGCGAGATCAGCTCCTGCTCCAACTGTGGTGACTTCCAGGCGCGCCGCATGCAGGCCCGCTGGCGCAACCCGGAAACCGGCAAGCCGGAGCTGGTGCATACCCTCAATGGCTCGGGCCTGGCTGTAGGCCGTACCCTGGTCGCTGTGCTGGAAAACTACCAGCAGGCTGATGGCTCCATTCGTGTGCCGGAAGTGCTCAAGCCCTACATGGGCGGTGTCGAGGTCATCCGCTAA
- the lolA gene encoding outer membrane lipoprotein chaperone LolA: MRAIRMLLVSALTLGSLSATLSAHAGEQDVQRLTQLLEKSQTIEANFSQLTLDAGGTSLQETTGKMTVKRPGLFYWHTDAPQEQVVVSDGKNVTLWDPDLEQATIKKLDVRLNQTPALLLSGDVSKISQSFDITSKEQGEVMDFTLKPTTKDTLFDSLRVSFRRGLINDMQLIDSVGQRTNILFNGVKANQAVPDSTFKFDIPKGADVIKE; this comes from the coding sequence ATGCGCGCGATTCGCATGCTGTTGGTTTCTGCCCTGACCCTGGGTTCGTTATCGGCCACACTGTCGGCTCACGCTGGTGAGCAGGACGTGCAGCGCCTGACCCAGTTGCTGGAAAAGTCGCAGACCATCGAGGCCAATTTCTCCCAGCTGACCCTGGATGCCGGCGGCACCAGCCTGCAGGAGACAACCGGCAAGATGACGGTCAAGCGCCCGGGGCTGTTCTACTGGCACACCGATGCTCCCCAGGAGCAGGTGGTGGTGTCCGACGGCAAGAACGTCACCCTGTGGGACCCTGACCTGGAGCAGGCCACCATCAAGAAGCTCGATGTGCGCCTGAACCAGACCCCGGCGCTGCTGCTGTCCGGTGACGTGTCGAAGATCAGCCAGAGCTTCGACATCACCTCCAAGGAGCAGGGCGAAGTGATGGACTTCACCCTCAAGCCAACGACCAAGGACACCCTGTTCGATTCGCTGCGTGTGTCGTTCCGCCGTGGCCTGATCAACGACATGCAACTGATCGACAGCGTCGGCCAGCGCACCAACATCCTGTTCAATGGCGTCAAGGCCAACCAGGCGGTGCCGGACAGCACCTTCAAGTTCGACATCCCGAAAGGCGCGGACGTCATCAAGGAGTAA
- a CDS encoding replication-associated recombination protein A → MDLFRSEPVAQPLAARLRPSSLDEYVGQEHLLARGKPLREALEQGALHSMIFWGPPGVGKTTLARLLAQFCDAHFETVSAVLAGVKEIRQAVEVAKQQAGQYGRRTILFVDEVHRFNKSQQDAFLPFVEDGTLIFIGATTENPSFELNNALLSRARVYVLKSLDEPALRKLVDRALNEERGLGKRNLSVGDDAFRMLMAAADGDGRRMLNFLENASDLAEDGGEIGVDLLQSLLGDSRRRFDKGGEAFYDQISALHKSVRGSNPDAALYWFARMLDGGCDPLYIARRVVRMASEDIGNADPRALSLCLAAWDVQERLGSPEGELAVAQAITYIACAPKSNAVYMGFKTALREAAEHGSLEVPLHLRNAPTKLMKQLGYGEEYRYAHDEPDAYAAGEDYFPDQLEPRQYYQPVPRGLELKIGEKLRHLADLDRSSPRQRRKP, encoded by the coding sequence ATGGACCTGTTTCGAAGCGAACCCGTTGCCCAGCCCCTGGCTGCCCGGCTACGCCCGTCCAGCCTGGACGAGTATGTCGGCCAGGAGCACCTGCTGGCGCGCGGCAAACCGCTGCGTGAGGCGCTGGAGCAGGGTGCGTTGCACTCGATGATCTTCTGGGGGCCGCCAGGCGTGGGCAAGACCACGCTCGCCCGGCTTCTGGCACAGTTTTGCGATGCGCACTTCGAGACGGTTTCTGCGGTACTGGCGGGGGTCAAGGAAATCCGCCAGGCCGTCGAGGTGGCCAAGCAGCAGGCCGGCCAGTATGGCCGCCGGACCATCCTGTTCGTCGATGAGGTGCACCGCTTCAACAAGTCCCAGCAGGATGCCTTCCTGCCCTTTGTCGAAGACGGCACGCTGATCTTCATCGGCGCCACCACCGAGAACCCGTCCTTCGAACTGAACAATGCCTTGCTCTCGCGGGCCCGGGTGTATGTGCTCAAGAGCCTGGACGAGCCTGCCTTGCGCAAGCTGGTCGACCGCGCACTCAACGAAGAGCGCGGCCTGGGCAAGCGTAACCTGAGCGTGGGCGATGACGCCTTCAGGATGCTCATGGCCGCCGCCGATGGTGATGGCCGGCGCATGCTCAATTTCCTCGAAAACGCTTCGGACCTGGCCGAAGATGGCGGCGAGATTGGCGTAGACCTGCTGCAGAGCCTGCTCGGTGATAGCCGCCGGCGCTTTGACAAAGGCGGCGAGGCCTTCTACGACCAGATTTCCGCCCTGCACAAATCGGTGCGCGGCTCCAACCCGGACGCCGCGCTGTACTGGTTCGCGCGCATGCTCGATGGCGGCTGCGACCCGCTGTACATCGCCCGCCGCGTGGTGCGCATGGCCAGCGAAGACATCGGCAACGCCGATCCGCGGGCCCTGAGCCTGTGCCTGGCGGCCTGGGACGTGCAGGAGCGTCTGGGCAGCCCTGAGGGCGAGCTGGCGGTGGCTCAGGCCATTACCTATATCGCCTGCGCGCCGAAGAGCAACGCCGTGTACATGGGCTTCAAGACTGCCCTGCGCGAGGCCGCCGAGCACGGTTCGCTGGAGGTGCCGCTGCACCTGCGCAACGCCCCGACCAAGCTGATGAAGCAGCTCGGCTACGGCGAGGAGTACCGCTATGCCCACGACGAGCCCGATGCCTATGCCGCGGGTGAAGATTACTTCCCCGATCAGCTCGAGCCACGCCAGTATTATCAGCCCGTGCCCCGAGGGCTTGAGCTGAAGATCGGCGAGAAACTGCGTCACTTGGCTGACCTTGATCGCAGTAGCCCGCGTCAACGGAGAAAACCGTGA
- the tusB gene encoding sulfurtransferase complex subunit TusB, protein MPTLHVISHSPFGDDRLGSCLRLLGGEDALLLCGDAVYALRDGSEPQRLLQAAALEQRLFALDEDLQARGVSSGLAKAVDYPAFVALSLHYDKVNSWL, encoded by the coding sequence ATGCCGACTTTGCATGTGATATCCCACTCGCCCTTTGGCGACGATCGCCTGGGCAGTTGCCTGCGCCTGCTCGGCGGCGAAGATGCCTTGCTGCTGTGCGGCGATGCGGTTTATGCCCTGCGTGACGGCAGCGAACCACAGCGCCTGCTGCAGGCGGCAGCGCTGGAACAACGCCTGTTCGCCCTCGACGAAGACCTGCAGGCGCGCGGCGTCAGCAGCGGGCTGGCCAAGGCCGTGGACTACCCAGCGTTCGTCGCGTTGTCGCTGCACTATGACAAGGTCAACAGCTGGCTATGA
- the tusD gene encoding sulfurtransferase complex subunit TusD — protein MKFAIAVFSPAHAPSSRRALRYAEAVLAGGHEIARLFFYQDGVHSASANVVAPQDEQDIAAQWRAFVEQHQLDAVVCIAAALRRGVLDEAEASRYQRPAVNLPKPWELSGLGQLHEAAQLADRLVCFGGD, from the coding sequence ATGAAATTCGCTATCGCGGTTTTTTCCCCGGCCCATGCGCCCTCCTCGCGGCGCGCCTTGCGCTACGCCGAGGCGGTGCTGGCCGGCGGGCATGAGATTGCCCGGTTGTTCTTCTATCAGGACGGTGTTCACAGCGCCTCGGCCAACGTGGTCGCGCCCCAGGACGAACAGGACATCGCCGCCCAGTGGCGCGCTTTTGTCGAGCAGCACCAGCTGGACGCCGTGGTGTGTATCGCCGCTGCCTTGCGCCGCGGCGTGCTCGACGAGGCCGAAGCCAGCCGCTACCAGCGCCCGGCGGTGAACCTGCCCAAACCGTGGGAGCTGTCCGGCCTGGGCCAGTTGCATGAAGCAGCACAGCTGGCCGACCGCCTGGTCTGCTTTGGAGGCGATTGA
- a CDS encoding TusE/DsrC/DsvC family sulfur relay protein, with protein sequence MNTLTVDNQAIALDKDGFLVDLQDWSHAVAEALAARESIALTADHWEVLELLRQFYEEFQLSPATRPLIKYTALKLGPEKGKSPHLNRLFNGTPAKLAAKLAGLPKPTNCI encoded by the coding sequence ATGAACACCCTGACCGTAGACAACCAGGCAATCGCCCTGGACAAGGACGGCTTTCTGGTCGACCTGCAAGACTGGTCCCACGCCGTCGCCGAGGCACTGGCAGCGCGCGAAAGCATTGCCCTGACCGCCGACCACTGGGAAGTGCTTGAACTGCTACGCCAGTTCTATGAGGAATTCCAGCTGTCTCCGGCCACGCGCCCGCTGATCAAGTACACAGCGCTAAAGCTGGGCCCTGAAAAGGGTAAAAGCCCGCACCTCAACCGCCTGTTCAACGGCACCCCCGCCAAACTTGCCGCCAAGCTGGCGGGCCTGCCCAAGCCGACCAATTGCATATGA
- a CDS encoding nucleobase:cation symporter-2 family protein has product MSSHEHSPGADAPANELVLGLEDKPRLLIGLLAALQHLLAIIVPIVTPGLLICQALGVSARDTNLIVSMSLVISGIATFVQCKRFGPFGAGLLIVQGTSFNFVGPLIAGGALMVKQGTPVESVMAAIFGVVIAGSFVEMGVSRILPFVKRLITPLVTGIVVLMIGLTLIKVGLISMGGGFGAMANGTFANGENLLLSGVVLAIIVVLNRIPVVWMRSCAIVIALAVGYALAGYLGRLDFTGMHEAALFQVPTPLHFGLGFSWALFIPMLVIYLVTSLEAIGDITATSKVSRQPVEGPVWMQRIKGGVLVNGANSLLAGLFNTFPSSIFAQNNGVIQLTGIASRHIGIWIAVMLVVLGLFPSVAGVIQAVPEPVLGGAAMVMFGAVAASGINILASTRLDRRALLIIAVSLALGLGVAQVPEFLAHMPAAIRNVLESGVATGGICALVLNWFLPESKEHA; this is encoded by the coding sequence ATGAGCTCACACGAACACAGCCCGGGCGCGGATGCGCCTGCCAACGAACTGGTGCTTGGCCTCGAGGACAAGCCACGGCTGCTTATCGGCCTGCTGGCGGCGCTGCAGCACCTGCTGGCGATCATCGTGCCGATCGTGACCCCGGGCCTGCTGATCTGCCAGGCGCTGGGTGTTTCGGCGCGTGATACCAACCTGATCGTGTCGATGTCGCTGGTTATCTCGGGTATCGCCACCTTCGTGCAGTGCAAGCGGTTTGGGCCGTTTGGCGCGGGCTTGCTGATCGTGCAGGGCACCAGCTTCAACTTTGTCGGCCCACTGATTGCCGGCGGTGCGCTGATGGTCAAGCAGGGCACGCCTGTCGAAAGCGTGATGGCAGCGATTTTCGGCGTGGTGATCGCCGGCTCGTTCGTCGAGATGGGCGTGTCGCGCATCCTGCCCTTCGTCAAACGTCTGATCACGCCGTTAGTGACGGGCATTGTGGTGCTGATGATCGGCCTGACCCTGATCAAGGTCGGTTTGATCAGCATGGGCGGCGGCTTTGGCGCCATGGCCAATGGCACCTTCGCCAATGGCGAAAACCTGCTGCTGTCGGGCGTGGTGCTGGCAATCATCGTAGTCCTGAACCGCATTCCGGTGGTGTGGATGCGCAGCTGCGCCATCGTCATCGCCCTGGCGGTGGGTTATGCCCTGGCGGGTTACCTCGGCCGGCTGGACTTCACCGGCATGCATGAAGCTGCACTGTTCCAGGTACCGACGCCGCTGCACTTTGGCCTCGGTTTCTCGTGGGCGCTGTTCATCCCGATGCTGGTGATCTACCTGGTGACCTCGCTCGAAGCCATCGGCGACATTACAGCCACCAGCAAGGTCTCGCGCCAACCGGTCGAAGGCCCGGTGTGGATGCAGCGCATCAAGGGCGGCGTGCTGGTCAACGGCGCCAACTCGCTGCTGGCAGGCCTGTTCAACACCTTCCCCAGCTCGATCTTCGCGCAGAACAACGGGGTCATTCAGCTGACCGGCATCGCCAGCCGCCACATCGGTATCTGGATTGCCGTGATGCTGGTGGTACTGGGCTTGTTCCCGAGTGTTGCCGGCGTGATTCAGGCTGTGCCTGAGCCTGTGCTGGGCGGCGCGGCCATGGTCATGTTCGGTGCCGTGGCCGCTTCGGGCATCAACATTCTGGCCAGCACGCGTCTGGACCGCCGTGCACTGCTGATCATCGCCGTGTCGTTGGCGTTGGGCTTGGGCGTGGCCCAGGTGCCGGAGTTCCTGGCGCACATGCCGGCGGCCATTCGTAACGTACTGGAGTCGGGCGTTGCCACCGGTGGCATCTGCGCCCTGGTGCTGAACTGGTTCCTGCCAGAGAGCAAGGAACACGCCTGA
- the cysG gene encoding siroheme synthase CysG — protein MDYLPLFHKLQGGRVLVVGGGEIALRKARLLADAGAALRVVAPEVDGQLAALAREGGGEVLVRGYQAADLVGCRLVIAATDDPGLNAQVSADAQALCVPVNVVDAPALCTVIFPAIVDRSPLVVAVSSGGDAPVLARLIRAKLETWIPSTYGELAALAARFRHKVKSLYPDVNQRRGFWETVFQGPIAERQLAGQGAEAERLLQAMVDGAPVQQGGEVYLVGAGPGDPDLLTFRALRLMQQADVVLYDRLVAPAIIEMCRRDAERIYVGKRRAEHAVPQDQINRLLVDLAREGKRVLRLKGGDPFIFGRGGEEIEELAEHGIPFQVVPGITAASGCSAYGGIPLTHRDYAQSVRFVTGHLKDGTSNLPWNDLVAPNQTLVFYMGLVGLPTICAELIRHGRASSTPAALVQQGTTRNQRVFTGTLADLPALVAQHEVHAPTLVIVGEVVQLREKLAWFEGSQQDQ, from the coding sequence ATGGATTACCTGCCGCTGTTCCACAAGCTGCAGGGCGGCCGCGTGCTGGTCGTCGGCGGCGGCGAGATCGCCTTGCGCAAGGCGCGCCTGCTGGCCGATGCTGGCGCCGCGCTGCGGGTGGTGGCGCCCGAGGTCGACGGCCAACTGGCTGCGCTGGCCCGTGAAGGTGGCGGTGAGGTCCTGGTGCGTGGCTATCAGGCGGCCGACCTGGTCGGCTGCCGCCTGGTGATCGCAGCCACCGACGACCCTGGGCTCAATGCCCAGGTGTCGGCGGATGCGCAGGCGCTTTGCGTGCCGGTCAACGTGGTGGATGCACCGGCCCTGTGTACGGTGATCTTCCCGGCCATTGTCGACCGCTCGCCCCTGGTGGTTGCGGTATCCAGCGGCGGTGACGCCCCGGTGCTGGCGCGCCTGATTCGCGCCAAGCTGGAAACCTGGATCCCGTCCACCTACGGCGAACTGGCCGCCTTGGCGGCGCGCTTCCGGCACAAGGTCAAGTCGCTGTACCCGGATGTCAATCAGCGTCGCGGCTTCTGGGAAACGGTGTTCCAAGGGCCGATCGCCGAGCGTCAGCTGGCCGGGCAGGGTGCCGAGGCCGAGCGGCTGTTGCAGGCCATGGTCGACGGTGCGCCGGTGCAGCAGGGTGGTGAGGTGTATCTGGTGGGGGCGGGGCCGGGTGATCCTGACTTGCTCACCTTCCGCGCCTTGCGCCTGATGCAGCAGGCCGATGTGGTGTTGTATGACCGCCTGGTCGCACCGGCAATCATTGAAATGTGCCGCCGCGATGCCGAACGTATTTACGTCGGTAAACGCCGCGCCGAGCATGCCGTGCCGCAGGACCAGATCAACCGTCTGCTGGTCGACCTGGCCCGCGAGGGTAAGCGCGTGTTGCGCCTGAAGGGAGGCGACCCGTTCATTTTCGGTCGTGGTGGCGAAGAGATCGAAGAACTCGCCGAGCATGGCATCCCGTTCCAGGTGGTGCCCGGTATTACCGCGGCCAGTGGTTGCTCTGCCTACGGCGGCATTCCGCTGACCCACCGCGATTATGCCCAGTCGGTGCGTTTCGTCACCGGCCACCTCAAGGACGGTACCAGCAACCTGCCTTGGAATGACCTGGTGGCGCCGAACCAGACCTTGGTGTTCTACATGGGCCTGGTAGGGTTGCCGACCATTTGCGCCGAGCTGATTCGCCATGGGCGTGCATCGAGCACGCCAGCGGCGTTGGTGCAACAGGGGACTACGCGCAATCAGCGGGTGTTCACTGGCACCTTGGCCGACCTGCCAGCATTGGTGGCCCAGCATGAAGTGCATGCGCCGACCCTGGTGATTGTCGGGGAAGTGGTGCAGTTGCGCGAAAAGCTGGCTTGGTTTGAAGGTTCGCAGCAAGACCAGTAA
- the tusC gene encoding sulfurtransferase complex subunit TusC, protein MAKSLLIISRQAPWSGPSAREALDIALAGGAFDLPLGMLFLDDGVFQLAPDQQPVAVQQKNLAANLQALPMFGVEELFACQHSLALRGLAADTLDLPVEVLDDAALKALIARFDQVVTL, encoded by the coding sequence ATGGCCAAATCCCTGTTGATCATCAGCCGCCAGGCGCCCTGGAGCGGCCCATCTGCCCGCGAAGCGCTGGACATCGCATTGGCCGGCGGCGCTTTCGATCTGCCACTGGGCATGCTGTTCCTCGATGACGGCGTGTTCCAGCTTGCCCCTGATCAGCAACCGGTTGCCGTGCAACAAAAGAATCTGGCCGCCAACCTGCAGGCACTGCCGATGTTCGGTGTGGAGGAGCTGTTCGCTTGCCAGCACAGCCTGGCCCTTCGCGGGCTTGCTGCCGACACCCTGGATCTGCCCGTTGAGGTGCTGGACGACGCGGCCCTGAAGGCACTGATTGCCCGTTTCGACCAAGTGGTGACGCTCTGA
- a CDS encoding glycosyl transferase family protein, whose translation MTDARPLTLQTPAEHPFAEFVRILGKGKRGARSLTREEARAAMALLLEGKVEDTQLGAFLMLLRHKEESAEELAGFTEALRAQLHAPRIAVDLDWPSYAGKKRHLPWFLLAAKCLAANGVRILMHGGGAHTAGRMYTEQLLALLDIPLCRDWSAVEQALDQQRLAFFPLHDWAPQLQRMIDLRNILGLRSPIHSLARVLNPLSARCGLQSIFHPGYQAVHREASRLLGDHAVVIKGDGGEIEVNPDVISHLYGTSAGENWDEEWPALSERRHVKPASLQPEQLLAVWRGEAQDSYGEMAVVATMALALRGLGQDREQAFATARGYWGARNQSNN comes from the coding sequence ATGACAGACGCTCGCCCGCTCACCCTTCAAACCCCGGCCGAACACCCGTTCGCCGAATTCGTGCGCATCCTTGGCAAAGGCAAACGCGGTGCCCGCAGCCTCACCCGTGAGGAAGCCCGAGCCGCCATGGCCCTGCTGCTTGAAGGCAAGGTTGAAGACACCCAGCTCGGTGCCTTCCTCATGCTGCTGCGGCACAAGGAAGAGAGCGCCGAGGAGCTGGCCGGCTTTACCGAGGCCCTGCGCGCCCAACTGCATGCACCACGCATCGCTGTCGACCTGGACTGGCCCAGCTATGCCGGTAAGAAGCGCCACCTGCCCTGGTTCCTGCTGGCCGCCAAATGCCTGGCCGCCAACGGCGTGCGCATCCTGATGCACGGTGGTGGCGCCCACACCGCCGGGCGCATGTACACCGAGCAATTGTTGGCCCTGCTGGACATTCCGCTTTGCCGCGATTGGTCTGCTGTCGAGCAAGCACTGGACCAGCAACGCCTGGCGTTTTTCCCGCTGCACGATTGGGCCCCGCAACTGCAGCGCATGATTGACCTGCGCAACATACTTGGCCTGCGCTCCCCCATCCATTCGCTGGCCCGCGTGCTCAACCCGCTGAGCGCCCGCTGCGGCCTGCAGAGCATCTTCCACCCCGGTTACCAGGCCGTACACCGCGAGGCCAGCCGGCTGCTGGGTGACCATGCGGTGGTCATCAAGGGCGATGGCGGCGAAATCGAAGTCAACCCGGATGTCATCAGCCACCTGTACGGCACCAGCGCAGGTGAAAACTGGGACGAAGAGTGGCCGGCGCTGAGTGAGCGGCGCCATGTAAAACCTGCAAGCCTGCAGCCCGAACAACTGCTGGCGGTTTGGCGTGGCGAGGCTCAGGACAGCTATGGGGAAATGGCCGTGGTGGCGACCATGGCCCTGGCGTTGCGCGGCTTGGGGCAGGACCGGGAGCAGGCGTTCGCGACCGCACGCGGCTATTGGGGCGCTCGAAACCAATCGAATAACTAG
- a CDS encoding DUF3077 domain-containing protein encodes MTSDEPNVKTTVGKTTFFQGENQTHPLFRIEAGIPCQDAREQASELMGYVRELTVIGVMDEKPMMVWAAHYLSALAKALMDDAELGMMH; translated from the coding sequence ATGACTAGCGATGAGCCGAACGTAAAAACCACTGTGGGCAAGACCACGTTCTTTCAAGGTGAAAACCAGACCCATCCACTGTTTCGCATCGAAGCCGGCATTCCCTGCCAGGATGCCCGGGAGCAAGCTTCGGAACTGATGGGCTATGTGCGGGAATTGACGGTCATCGGTGTGATGGATGAGAAACCGATGATGGTCTGGGCAGCGCATTACTTGAGTGCGTTGGCCAAGGCGCTGATGGATGATGCCGAGTTGGGGATGATGCACTGA
- a CDS encoding Bax inhibitor-1/YccA family protein translates to MREQDYAVHSGQQVEQREVSKVLRNTYSLLALTLAFSGVMAFVAQQMRVGYPNIFVVLIGFYGLFFLTNKLRDSVWGLVSTFALTGFMGFILGPILNRYLGMAGGAEVVSSAFAMTALVFGGLSAYVLISRKDMSFLSGFITAGFFVLLGAVVASFFFQISGLQLAISAGFVLFSSVCILFQTSAIIHGGERNYIMATISLYVSIYNLFVSLLQLFGIMGRDD, encoded by the coding sequence ATGCGCGAACAGGATTATGCCGTACACAGCGGCCAACAGGTCGAGCAGCGCGAGGTCAGCAAGGTCCTGCGCAACACCTACAGCCTGCTGGCACTCACCCTCGCCTTCAGCGGTGTTATGGCTTTCGTTGCCCAGCAGATGCGTGTCGGCTACCCGAACATCTTCGTGGTGCTGATCGGCTTCTACGGCCTGTTCTTCCTCACCAACAAACTGCGTGATTCGGTCTGGGGCCTGGTTTCCACCTTCGCTCTCACCGGCTTCATGGGCTTCATCCTCGGCCCAATCCTCAACCGTTACCTGGGCATGGCCGGTGGCGCTGAGGTGGTCAGCTCGGCCTTCGCCATGACGGCCCTGGTGTTCGGTGGCCTGTCGGCCTATGTGCTGATTTCTCGCAAGGACATGAGCTTCCTCAGCGGTTTCATCACCGCCGGCTTCTTCGTCCTGCTGGGCGCCGTAGTGGCCAGCTTCTTCTTCCAGATCAGCGGCCTGCAACTAGCGATCAGCGCTGGCTTCGTGCTGTTCTCGTCGGTCTGCATCCTGTTCCAGACCAGCGCGATCATCCACGGCGGTGAGCGTAACTACATCATGGCGACCATCAGCCTGTATGTATCGATCTACAACCTGTTTGTCAGCTTGCTGCAACTGTTCGGCATCATGGGTCGCGACGACTGA
- a CDS encoding glutathione S-transferase family protein has protein sequence MGLLIDGRWHDQWYENGKDGAFKRENAQRRNQLPAPEAGRYHLYVSLACPWAHRTLIVRALKGLEPLIDVSVVSWLMQENGWTFDQQQGSTGDHLDALEFMHQRYTQDDPHYTGRVTVPVLWDKKEKRIVNNESAEIIRIFNSAFNELTGNTLDLYPQPLRPTIEALNARIYPAVNNGVYRAGFATTQEAYEAAFDEVFNELDYLEALLDRQRYLAGEYLTEADVRLFTTLVRFDAVYHGHFKCNLRRLSDYPNLSNWLRELYQWPGVAPTVNMEHIQKHYYMSHKTINPNGIVPKGPLQDFNLPHDRERLPGKGIWG, from the coding sequence ATGGGCCTTTTGATCGACGGCCGCTGGCACGACCAGTGGTACGAAAACGGCAAGGATGGCGCCTTCAAGCGCGAGAACGCCCAGCGCCGCAATCAGTTGCCCGCCCCCGAAGCCGGTCGCTACCACCTGTATGTGTCGCTGGCCTGTCCATGGGCTCACCGCACCCTGATCGTGCGTGCGCTCAAAGGCCTGGAGCCACTGATCGATGTGTCGGTGGTTAGCTGGCTGATGCAGGAAAACGGCTGGACCTTCGACCAGCAACAGGGCTCCACGGGCGATCACCTCGACGCCCTCGAATTCATGCACCAGCGCTACACCCAGGATGACCCGCACTACACAGGCCGTGTGACCGTGCCCGTGCTGTGGGACAAAAAGGAAAAGCGCATCGTCAATAACGAGTCGGCGGAGATCATCCGTATCTTCAACAGCGCCTTCAACGAACTGACAGGCAATACTCTCGACCTGTATCCGCAGCCGCTGCGCCCGACCATCGAAGCGCTCAATGCACGCATCTATCCAGCCGTGAACAATGGTGTTTACCGTGCAGGCTTCGCCACTACGCAAGAAGCCTACGAGGCTGCGTTCGACGAGGTTTTCAATGAGCTGGACTACCTGGAAGCGCTGCTGGACCGCCAACGTTACCTTGCAGGCGAGTACCTGACCGAGGCCGATGTGCGCCTGTTTACCACGCTGGTGCGCTTCGATGCGGTGTATCACGGCCACTTCAAGTGCAACCTGCGCCGCCTGAGCGACTACCCGAACCTATCAAACTGGCTGCGTGAGCTTTACCAGTGGCCGGGCGTGGCACCGACGGTGAACATGGAGCACATCCAGAAGCACTATTACATGAGCCACAAGACCATCAACCCGAACGGGATCGTGCCCAAGGGGCCGCTGCAGGACTTCAACCTGCCGCATGATCGGGAGCGGTTGCCAGGCAAAGGGATCTGGGGCTGA